One genomic region from Gemmatimonadota bacterium encodes:
- the lspA gene encoding signal peptidase II — protein MPNGQPDDVRPGAANPWIFWCVIIVVVALDVTSKAMAVYSLTPAYTPHEIVGNVVRFTLAYNPGAAFGFNLGSASRWIFTALTLVALGVLASLYRSTREGDYMRVLAVALVSAGAIGNLIDRIRWSVGVVDFIDVGLGDHRFWTFNVADSAVTVGAILLGWVFLQQDREAARVAAAGDV, from the coding sequence ATGCCAAACGGTCAGCCTGACGACGTACGTCCAGGGGCCGCCAACCCCTGGATTTTCTGGTGCGTCATCATCGTCGTGGTGGCGCTCGACGTCACATCCAAGGCGATGGCTGTGTATTCGCTCACACCGGCGTATACACCGCATGAAATAGTGGGAAACGTGGTCCGGTTCACGCTGGCTTACAATCCCGGCGCGGCATTCGGCTTCAATCTGGGCTCGGCGTCGCGCTGGATATTCACCGCCCTCACCCTGGTCGCCCTCGGCGTGCTCGCGTCACTGTATCGCTCGACTCGCGAGGGTGATTACATGCGCGTGCTCGCAGTGGCGCTCGTGTCGGCTGGCGCGATCGGCAATCTCATCGACCGAATTCGCTGGTCGGTCGGTGTCGTCGATTTCATCGATGTCGGGCTCGGTGACCATCGGTTCTGGACGTTCAACGTTGCCGATTCTGCTGTGACCGTCGGTGCAATACTGCTTGGATGGGTCTTTCTGCAGCAGGATCGCGAGGCGGCAAGGGTAGCGGCCGCTGGCGACGTCTGA
- a CDS encoding TraR/DksA C4-type zinc finger protein, with translation MTPSATRAKKPKTMTREQFLKHFEKRLLEERSRVVKELGNYSDAFNVSAQDGGSESAYSFHMADQGTDAMEREKAFLFASQEGRFLWHIDQALRRLYRDPDNYGKCMNCHAPLMFERLDALPHARYCIECKQREEDAKRSA, from the coding sequence ATGACACCGAGCGCCACACGGGCCAAGAAGCCCAAGACGATGACGCGTGAGCAGTTCCTGAAGCACTTCGAAAAGAGGTTGCTCGAGGAGCGCTCGAGGGTCGTCAAGGAACTGGGTAATTACAGCGACGCTTTCAACGTGTCTGCCCAGGACGGCGGCAGCGAAAGCGCGTATTCATTTCACATGGCTGATCAGGGCACCGATGCCATGGAGCGCGAGAAGGCATTCCTCTTCGCGAGCCAGGAAGGTCGTTTCCTCTGGCACATAGATCAGGCGCTTCGCAGGCTGTACCGCGACCCTGACAATTACGGCAAGTGCATGAACTGCCATGCTCCGCTCATGTTCGAGCGCCTCGACGCGTTGCCGCATGCGCGTTATTGCATCGAATGCAAACAGCGTGAGGAAGATGCCAAACGGTCAGCCTGA
- the ileS gene encoding isoleucine--tRNA ligase: MARYRLLPADRAADGLEQEVLARWSEEELFRRIQRDSAGRPEFVFFEGPPTANGRPGIHHVFARTVKDLFCRHRSMSGFHVTRKAGWDTHGLPVEIEVEKQLGISGKQEIERIGVEKFNALCKESVFKYGEDWKRLSERIGYWLDYDDPYVTYTNSYVESVWWALKTLFDRELLYRGHKILPYCPRCGTALSSHEVAQGYKTVKDPSAYVALTLQGSSAAPRRILVWTTTPWTLVSNVALAVNPTLQYVELVRIGKEGEGSLILAEARVDALLGDDHADRWKEISRFAGTELVGLRYHRTLDWVAMSSGAHEIIVGESFVTAEDGSGIVHMAPAFGADDYAAGKRHGLAFLQPVDARGRFPDTLPLVGGMWVKDADKVIIEELKRRGTLWKVQQYEHSYPHCWRCDTPLLYYARTSWFVRTTGFKDDMLRRNASVDWHPPEVGSGRFGEWLENNIDWAISRDRYWGTPLPVWVNDADPDEVEVIGSYADLAARVGHALPGGFDPHKPFIDHYTWPAPSGHGTMRRVPEVIDTWFDSGSMPFAQWHYPFERRDTFARHYPADLIAEGVDQTRGWFYSLLAIATGLGSSLSDTAGNAAPYRSVVVNDLVLDKDGVKMSKSRGNAVEPWKVLETHGADAVRMFLVASSQVWLPRRFDESLIRETIGRFLLTLKNVYSGIFATYANFGWSPSLDDPAPDDRQPIDRWVLSRLSNVEQRCDQLLREYQATHAVNAVMDFFMDDVSNWYVRLNRHRFYDVDTSDNRAAFATLHEILTVTCRLLAPFAPFVSDWIHQELTGESVHVAPYVRPEPTRIDAGLERAMADVRALATLGRAAREEVSIKVRQPLASVLCVVSTHAADDVLRSLVPLIASELNVKRVDFASSADDFVTLEAKPNFRTLGKKFAKETPEAAALVAALGSDTLTAFEHGAAVTIATATQAHELAMEDVTIVRRASGDLIVKYGDGYVAAIDPTVTPELRREGISRELVNRVQRLRKELDFAVSDRIVLTVAGDAEFTEAVAAHRDWISAEVLAPELHSVPLLDGTHPAYHLDLDGLAADVTLTRIGSL; encoded by the coding sequence GTGGCGCGTTATCGGTTATTGCCGGCTGACCGCGCAGCGGATGGGTTGGAGCAGGAAGTCCTCGCGCGCTGGTCCGAAGAAGAATTGTTCAGGCGTATTCAGCGCGACAGCGCCGGCCGCCCCGAGTTCGTCTTCTTCGAGGGACCGCCGACCGCCAACGGACGTCCCGGAATTCACCACGTCTTCGCGCGAACGGTCAAGGATCTCTTCTGCCGTCATCGCTCCATGTCGGGCTTTCATGTCACGCGAAAGGCGGGCTGGGACACGCACGGACTGCCGGTGGAGATCGAAGTCGAGAAGCAGCTCGGGATCTCCGGCAAGCAGGAGATCGAGCGCATCGGTGTCGAGAAGTTCAATGCCCTCTGCAAGGAAAGCGTTTTCAAATACGGCGAGGACTGGAAGCGTCTCAGCGAGCGCATCGGTTACTGGCTGGATTACGACGATCCCTACGTCACTTACACGAACAGCTACGTCGAGAGCGTCTGGTGGGCGTTGAAGACGCTGTTCGATCGCGAGCTGCTGTACCGCGGCCACAAGATTCTGCCGTACTGCCCGCGTTGCGGAACTGCACTGTCCTCGCACGAGGTTGCGCAGGGCTACAAGACCGTGAAGGATCCGAGTGCGTATGTCGCGCTGACATTGCAGGGATCTTCGGCGGCTCCGCGCAGAATCCTCGTCTGGACGACCACTCCCTGGACGCTCGTTTCCAACGTCGCGCTCGCCGTGAATCCGACGCTCCAGTACGTCGAGCTGGTACGCATCGGCAAGGAAGGCGAGGGGTCGCTCATACTCGCGGAAGCTCGCGTCGATGCGCTGCTGGGTGACGATCACGCCGATCGCTGGAAGGAGATCTCCAGATTCGCCGGCACCGAGCTCGTCGGTCTCCGCTATCATCGCACGCTCGATTGGGTTGCGATGAGCAGCGGCGCGCACGAGATAATCGTCGGTGAGTCGTTCGTCACGGCCGAGGATGGATCTGGCATCGTGCACATGGCGCCCGCTTTTGGCGCGGACGATTACGCCGCGGGCAAGCGACACGGACTCGCTTTCCTGCAGCCGGTCGATGCGCGCGGACGGTTTCCCGACACCTTGCCGCTGGTTGGTGGCATGTGGGTCAAGGATGCCGACAAGGTCATCATCGAGGAGCTCAAGCGGCGTGGCACTCTGTGGAAGGTGCAGCAGTACGAGCACAGTTATCCGCACTGCTGGCGCTGCGATACGCCGTTGCTGTATTACGCACGCACGTCGTGGTTCGTACGCACGACCGGTTTCAAGGACGACATGCTGCGACGCAACGCCTCGGTCGACTGGCATCCGCCCGAAGTTGGCTCGGGTCGCTTTGGCGAATGGCTGGAGAACAACATCGACTGGGCGATATCGCGCGACAGATACTGGGGCACGCCGCTTCCCGTGTGGGTGAACGACGCGGATCCGGACGAGGTCGAGGTCATCGGCAGCTACGCCGATCTCGCGGCGCGCGTCGGTCACGCGCTGCCGGGCGGCTTCGATCCGCACAAGCCGTTCATCGATCACTACACGTGGCCCGCGCCGTCGGGGCACGGCACGATGCGGCGCGTGCCGGAAGTCATCGACACGTGGTTCGATTCCGGCTCGATGCCGTTCGCGCAATGGCACTATCCATTCGAGCGACGCGACACGTTTGCACGTCACTATCCCGCCGATCTGATCGCCGAAGGTGTGGATCAGACGCGCGGTTGGTTCTATTCGCTTCTGGCGATTGCGACCGGGCTTGGCAGCTCGCTCAGCGACACTGCCGGCAATGCCGCGCCGTACCGGAGCGTCGTCGTGAACGACCTCGTCCTCGACAAGGACGGAGTCAAGATGTCCAAGAGTCGCGGCAACGCCGTCGAGCCATGGAAGGTTCTGGAGACGCACGGAGCCGACGCGGTGCGAATGTTCCTCGTCGCATCGAGCCAGGTGTGGCTGCCGCGCCGGTTTGACGAATCATTGATCCGCGAGACGATCGGCCGCTTCCTGCTCACGCTCAAGAACGTGTACAGCGGGATATTCGCGACCTACGCCAATTTCGGCTGGTCGCCATCGCTCGATGATCCCGCACCGGACGATCGGCAGCCGATCGATCGCTGGGTGCTTTCGCGGCTGTCGAACGTCGAGCAGCGCTGCGATCAGCTGCTTCGTGAGTATCAGGCGACCCATGCGGTGAACGCTGTCATGGATTTCTTCATGGACGACGTCTCCAACTGGTACGTCAGGCTGAATCGTCACCGCTTCTACGATGTCGATACGAGTGACAACCGCGCCGCATTCGCGACGCTGCATGAGATACTCACCGTCACCTGCCGATTGCTGGCGCCATTCGCGCCGTTCGTCAGCGATTGGATTCACCAGGAGTTGACGGGTGAGTCTGTGCATGTTGCTCCGTACGTACGCCCCGAGCCCACGCGCATCGATGCCGGCCTCGAGCGCGCCATGGCCGACGTGCGCGCTTTAGCGACACTCGGCCGCGCGGCGCGCGAGGAAGTCAGCATCAAGGTCCGGCAACCCCTGGCGTCCGTGCTTTGCGTGGTTTCGACTCACGCCGCCGATGACGTTCTGCGCAGTCTGGTGCCACTCATCGCGTCCGAGCTCAACGTCAAGCGCGTCGATTTCGCATCCTCTGCGGACGACTTCGTAACGCTGGAAGCGAAGCCAAACTTCCGCACGCTGGGTAAGAAATTCGCAAAGGAAACGCCCGAGGCTGCCGCGCTCGTCGCAGCGCTCGGGTCCGACACGCTCACCGCGTTCGAGCATGGCGCGGCAGTAACGATCGCCACCGCGACGCAGGCCCACGAGCTTGCCATGGAAGACGTAACGATCGTCCGGCGGGCCAGCGGCGATCTCATCGTCAAGTACGGCGACGGCTACGTCGCGGCGATCGATCCAACCGTTACGCCCGAGCTGCGTCGCGAGGGCATCTCTCGCGAACTCGTGAATCGGGTACAGCGGTTGCGTAAGGAACTGGACTTCGCCGTGAGCGACAGGATCGTTCTGACGGTCGCTGGCGACGCCGAGTTCACAGAAGCGGTGGCCGCGCACCGCGATTGGATTTCCGCGGAGGTTCTCGCCCCGGAGTTACATTCTGTTCCGCTGCTCGACGGGACGCATCCGGCGTACCATCTCGACCTCGACGGGCTTGCCGCCGACGTCACATTAACCAGGATTGGATCACTATGA
- a CDS encoding DivIVA domain-containing protein, translating into MIDEAFHLTPLDVRRFDFGRALRGYDPARVDQFRDQVADEMERLTRINQDLDQKARSFHEQLRAFRERDRALNDALVSAQQLRQETKEQAEREAMLIVREAQGEGERLLDEVRAEVRRVQDELAALERARRSYLSQMRTLITRHLSEIDAAERPVPGTGE; encoded by the coding sequence ATGATTGATGAAGCATTCCATCTGACGCCACTCGATGTCCGGCGCTTTGATTTCGGACGCGCGCTGCGCGGGTACGATCCTGCGCGCGTCGACCAGTTCCGTGATCAGGTCGCGGATGAGATGGAGCGGCTCACGCGCATCAATCAGGACCTGGACCAGAAGGCGCGCTCGTTCCACGAGCAGCTGCGCGCATTCCGTGAGCGCGATCGCGCACTCAATGACGCTCTCGTTTCGGCGCAGCAGCTTCGCCAGGAAACCAAGGAGCAGGCGGAGCGCGAGGCGATGCTCATCGTGAGAGAGGCGCAGGGCGAGGGCGAGCGCCTCCTCGACGAGGTCCGTGCGGAAGTGCGGCGAGTACAGGATGAGCTCGCGGCGCTTGAGCGCGCGCGACGCAGTTATCTGTCGCAGATGCGCACGTTGATCACGCGCCACCTGTCGGAAATAGACGCAGCGGAACGTCCGGTTCCCGGCACAGGGGAGTAG
- a CDS encoding YggS family pyridoxal phosphate-dependent enzyme — MAMHFPNLPERVAEIRGLLAAAAARGGHGQNVKLVAVTKTHGPEAAVEAWEAGVPDCGENRIQEALQKMAQVDVPVVWHLIGHLQRNKVHELEHFALLHSLDSRRLADAVCDFGLKRKRAVDALIQVNASGEASKGGFSPEELRAEADRLTGMPGIRVVGAMTMAPLDASELVLRQTFAGARHARQVLADAGHPATELSMGMSNDYEIAAEEGATLVRLGTALFGARDL, encoded by the coding sequence ATGGCTATGCATTTTCCGAATCTCCCCGAGAGGGTCGCGGAGATCCGTGGACTCCTGGCGGCAGCGGCCGCACGGGGAGGACACGGGCAGAACGTCAAGCTCGTTGCCGTGACCAAGACACACGGTCCCGAGGCCGCCGTCGAGGCGTGGGAGGCAGGCGTCCCCGACTGTGGCGAGAACAGAATTCAGGAAGCGTTGCAGAAGATGGCGCAGGTGGATGTGCCCGTTGTGTGGCATCTGATTGGCCATCTGCAGCGAAACAAGGTCCACGAGCTGGAGCACTTCGCGTTGCTGCATTCGCTCGACAGCAGGCGGCTCGCCGACGCGGTTTGCGACTTTGGATTGAAGCGGAAGCGCGCGGTCGACGCGTTGATTCAGGTCAACGCATCGGGCGAGGCCAGCAAGGGCGGATTCTCGCCCGAGGAGTTGCGTGCGGAAGCGGATCGTTTGACGGGCATGCCGGGTATTCGCGTCGTCGGTGCGATGACGATGGCTCCGTTGGATGCATCCGAGCTTGTGTTGCGACAGACGTTCGCTGGAGCACGGCACGCTCGTCAGGTTCTGGCGGACGCGGGTCATCCGGCTACCGAGCTGTCGATGGGGATGTCTAACGACTATGAGATAGCTGCCGAGGAAGGGGCCACGCTGGTCCGGCTCGGCACCGCTCTCTTTGGAGCTCGCGATCTATGA
- a CDS encoding metalloregulator ArsR/SmtB family transcription factor produces the protein MPTIFDRLTALSDPTRSRLLALLDRHELTVTELCAVTQLPQSTVSRHLKVLGDGGWVTSRADGTSRRYRAMADRLDSAGRRLWTLVREQVSAAPSAQNDTQRLRSVLAERRSASQEFFSTAAGQWDRLRGDLFGTRADLVGLLGLLDESWFVADLGCGTGQVSELLAPFVAQVIAVDESPAMLSAARKRLKGYDNVSLREGDLGALPIDDESLDAALIFLVLHYTADPAEVLTEVCRVLKPEGRVLVVDMMPHERSEFRNIMGHVWQGFGADELSRWAEQAGLYDLRYHPLPADPVAKGPTLFAASARRPLRAKAISAASDTSSQRISTKPVAAASATTSRSTKPKAGARAGDSQLT, from the coding sequence ATGCCCACCATCTTCGACCGGCTCACGGCGCTCTCGGATCCCACCCGGAGCAGGCTGTTGGCGCTGCTCGACCGGCACGAGCTCACAGTCACGGAGCTCTGTGCGGTCACGCAGCTTCCGCAGTCCACAGTAAGCCGGCACCTCAAGGTCCTCGGCGACGGCGGATGGGTCACGTCCCGGGCCGACGGCACCAGCCGGCGCTACCGGGCCATGGCCGACCGCCTGGATTCCGCAGGCCGGAGACTGTGGACGCTCGTGCGCGAGCAGGTGAGCGCGGCACCGTCGGCCCAGAACGACACGCAACGGCTGCGCTCCGTGCTGGCTGAACGCCGGAGTGCATCGCAGGAGTTCTTCTCGACCGCTGCCGGCCAGTGGGACAGGCTTCGCGGCGATCTGTTCGGAACGCGTGCGGATCTCGTGGGACTGCTCGGGCTGCTGGACGAAAGCTGGTTTGTCGCCGACCTCGGCTGCGGCACCGGTCAGGTCTCGGAGCTGCTGGCACCGTTCGTCGCACAGGTAATAGCGGTTGACGAGTCGCCGGCGATGCTCAGTGCAGCGCGCAAACGGCTCAAGGGGTACGACAATGTCTCACTCCGCGAAGGCGACCTCGGCGCACTACCGATAGACGACGAGTCGCTCGACGCCGCGCTGATCTTTCTGGTGCTCCACTACACTGCCGACCCTGCGGAAGTACTCACCGAAGTATGCAGAGTCCTCAAGCCGGAAGGACGCGTGCTCGTGGTGGACATGATGCCGCACGAGCGCTCGGAGTTTCGCAACATCATGGGACACGTATGGCAGGGTTTCGGCGCGGATGAACTGTCGCGCTGGGCCGAGCAGGCAGGACTGTACGACCTGCGCTACCATCCGCTGCCAGCAGATCCGGTAGCAAAGGGACCGACGCTATTCGCTGCGTCAGCGCGCCGTCCGTTGCGCGCAAAAGCGATCAGTGCAGCGAGCGACACGTCGTCGCAGCGCATTTCGACGAAGCCGGTTGCGGCCGCTTCAGCAACAACTTCGCGTTCCACAAAACCGAAAGCCGGTGCACGCGCTGGCGATTCACAACTGACCTGA
- the ahcY gene encoding adenosylhomocysteinase, with product MATTASPTASPRSSTNQKDGIDRPPFKVADISLAEFGRKEIRLAEQEMPGLMSLRAEYKGTKPLTGARIMGSLHMTVQTAVLIETLTELGADVRWVSCNIFSTQDHAAAAVAVGRNGTIENPKGIAVYAWKGETLEEYWWCTEQALMWPDGGGPNLLLDDGGDATLLVHRGADYEAAGKIPDFDPATDAEEWGVILDLLRAQSVSNPGRWTRVAADIRGVSEETTTGVHRLYEMMKAGTLRFPAINVNDAVTKSKFDNLYGCRHSLTDGILRASDVMLAGKVAVVFGYGDVGKGCAQSLRGQGARVIITEIDPICALQAAMEGYQVTTLNEVVSTADIFVTATGNKNIITVDDMAKMKDKAIVGNIGHFDNEIDMAGLKKKGITRVNIKPQYDEFVFPDGHSVMILAEGRLLNLGCATGHPSFVMSASFTNQVMAQLELHTNADRLEKKVYTLPKHLDEKVARLHLDKLGVKLTKLSKEQADYIGVPVDGPYKPDHYRY from the coding sequence ATGGCCACTACAGCTTCACCAACAGCGTCACCACGCTCATCGACAAATCAGAAGGACGGCATCGACCGTCCGCCGTTCAAGGTCGCGGACATCTCTCTCGCCGAGTTTGGGCGCAAGGAGATTCGCCTCGCCGAGCAGGAAATGCCGGGACTGATGTCGCTTCGCGCGGAGTACAAGGGGACAAAGCCGCTGACCGGCGCGCGCATCATGGGTTCGCTGCACATGACGGTGCAGACGGCGGTGTTGATCGAAACGCTTACCGAGCTCGGCGCCGACGTGCGCTGGGTAAGCTGCAACATCTTCTCGACGCAGGATCACGCTGCGGCGGCTGTTGCAGTTGGCAGGAACGGCACTATCGAGAACCCCAAGGGGATCGCGGTCTACGCATGGAAGGGCGAGACGCTCGAAGAGTACTGGTGGTGCACCGAGCAGGCGCTGATGTGGCCCGATGGCGGCGGACCGAACCTGCTGCTCGATGACGGTGGCGATGCGACACTGCTGGTGCATCGCGGCGCCGATTACGAAGCGGCGGGCAAGATCCCAGATTTCGATCCGGCGACTGACGCGGAGGAATGGGGAGTCATTCTCGATCTGCTGCGGGCTCAGTCCGTCAGCAATCCCGGCCGCTGGACGCGCGTCGCGGCTGACATCCGTGGCGTTTCAGAAGAGACGACGACTGGCGTGCACCGTCTGTACGAGATGATGAAGGCCGGTACGCTTCGGTTCCCCGCGATCAACGTCAACGACGCGGTGACGAAGAGCAAGTTCGACAACCTGTACGGTTGCCGCCACTCGCTCACGGACGGGATTCTTCGCGCGAGCGACGTGATGCTCGCCGGCAAGGTCGCCGTCGTCTTCGGATATGGTGACGTCGGCAAGGGTTGCGCGCAGTCGCTGCGTGGCCAGGGTGCGCGCGTGATCATCACCGAGATCGATCCGATCTGCGCGCTGCAGGCGGCGATGGAAGGCTATCAGGTGACGACGCTGAACGAGGTGGTATCGACTGCCGACATTTTCGTCACGGCGACCGGTAACAAGAACATCATTACCGTCGACGACATGGCGAAGATGAAGGACAAGGCAATCGTCGGCAACATCGGTCACTTCGACAACGAGATCGACATGGCCGGTCTAAAGAAGAAGGGAATCACTCGCGTCAACATCAAGCCGCAGTACGACGAATTCGTGTTTCCTGACGGTCATTCGGTAATGATTCTGGCTGAGGGCCGCCTTCTCAACCTTGGATGCGCGACGGGTCACCCGAGCTTCGTGATGTCGGCGTCGTTCACCAACCAGGTGATGGCGCAGCTGGAGCTGCACACGAACGCGGACAGGCTGGAGAAGAAGGTCTACACGCTTCCCAAACACCTCGACGAAAAGGTTGCCCGGTTGCATCTCGACAAGCTTGGCGTGAAGCTGACTAAGCTATCGAAGGAGCAGGCAGACTACATCGGGGTTCCGGTAGACGGGCCTTACAAGCCGGATCACTACCGGTACTAG
- a CDS encoding DUF2723 domain-containing protein — protein MTGARGASRRAVRPDVAAAALLFVVYCLSLARGMTYWDAGEFLAAIHSLGIPHPPGTPLFVLMARVWSMIASPVLGFTIAVNAFSALTTAAAFGLVANIFWRASGDGLAAFAGALTAGLMSTVWLNATETEVYACALFAAFAILWCARQYALTLGARWVLLTLYACGLGWSLHLTSLLVVPAALYAFFPAREKPGTRYLILGLVLSIIGGSAVLFMLIRAQHDPAINQGDPATIGALIDVVQRHQYDVAPLWPRRAPLWLQFGNVLEYADWQVALGLGPDPGPTFARTSATVLYALLGIYGSIRHRSIDRESWRTWMVLLITTSIGVVLYLNLRAGASYGAGIIPEGVPHEARDRDYFFTWAFVCWGAWSGFGVVQLARSLAQRRHLNAARVRLALIAAVAIAALPVALNWSPVHAIRHDEQQRAEQSSIAMLAAVPVNAVFLANGDNDTYPLWYLQEVLHMRRDVTIVTIPLLPPEWYRAELQRRHHLLDSNFVSAWRGRAKTLANLEQNAAHQGREVVKSPFIQR, from the coding sequence GTGACAGGCGCCCGCGGCGCGAGCCGGCGCGCAGTCAGACCCGACGTAGCCGCGGCAGCATTGCTGTTCGTCGTTTATTGCCTGTCCCTCGCACGGGGCATGACGTACTGGGACGCGGGTGAATTTCTGGCCGCGATCCATTCGCTTGGAATCCCGCACCCTCCCGGCACTCCACTCTTCGTGCTGATGGCGCGCGTTTGGAGCATGATCGCGTCACCGGTGCTCGGATTCACCATCGCGGTGAACGCCTTCTCCGCGTTGACGACAGCGGCAGCGTTCGGGCTCGTTGCAAACATATTCTGGCGCGCCTCCGGTGACGGTCTCGCCGCGTTCGCGGGAGCGCTCACTGCAGGTCTCATGTCGACTGTCTGGCTCAACGCGACCGAGACCGAGGTATATGCGTGCGCACTGTTCGCCGCATTCGCGATATTGTGGTGCGCGCGACAGTACGCCCTGACGCTCGGCGCGCGGTGGGTACTGCTCACGCTCTACGCGTGCGGGTTGGGATGGTCGCTGCATCTGACGTCATTGCTGGTGGTACCAGCCGCGCTGTACGCTTTCTTCCCGGCGCGCGAGAAGCCGGGCACGCGATATCTGATTCTCGGCCTGGTGCTATCCATCATTGGCGGCTCGGCCGTGCTGTTCATGCTGATTCGCGCGCAGCATGACCCCGCGATCAATCAGGGTGATCCAGCAACGATCGGAGCGTTGATCGATGTGGTTCAACGGCATCAGTACGACGTCGCGCCGCTCTGGCCCCGTCGCGCACCACTCTGGCTGCAGTTTGGCAACGTCCTGGAATACGCCGACTGGCAGGTCGCACTCGGGCTGGGCCCGGATCCCGGTCCGACGTTCGCCCGCACCTCGGCGACGGTGCTGTATGCGCTGCTCGGCATCTACGGATCGATACGCCACAGGTCGATCGATCGCGAAAGCTGGCGGACGTGGATGGTGCTTCTGATCACGACCAGCATCGGCGTCGTGCTCTATCTCAATTTGCGCGCGGGTGCGTCGTACGGTGCCGGTATCATACCGGAAGGGGTGCCGCACGAGGCGCGCGATCGTGATTACTTCTTCACGTGGGCGTTCGTGTGCTGGGGGGCGTGGTCAGGATTCGGAGTGGTGCAGCTTGCTCGCAGCCTTGCACAACGCCGCCACCTGAATGCCGCTCGGGTACGGCTCGCGCTCATCGCAGCCGTCGCCATCGCCGCGCTCCCCGTCGCGCTCAACTGGTCACCAGTGCATGCGATCCGCCACGATGAACAGCAGCGCGCCGAGCAGAGCTCCATCGCCATGCTCGCCGCAGTACCCGTAAACGCGGTGTTCCTGGCCAACGGCGACAACGACACATACCCGCTTTGGTATTTGCAGGAAGTACTGCACATGCGACGCGATGTCACCATAGTGACGATACCGTTGTTACCCCCCGAGTGGTATCGTGCCGAGCTGCAACGCAGGCATCACCTGCTGGATTCCAATTTTGTGAGCGCATGGCGAGGCCGCGCCAAAACGCTTGCAAACCTCGAGCAGAACGCCGCGCACCAGGGCAGGGAGGTAGTCAAATCGCCGTTCATCCAGCGATGA
- a CDS encoding DNA integrity scanning protein DisA nucleotide-binding domain protein — protein sequence MTWIELAVIAALILFQPELRSIFYRMRYPRTARFLRRVPRIEIAEEVVDAVDRLSRSSHGAIIVLEQDTPLTEYADTGTELQANASSDLIVTIFTPYTPLHDGAVIIRGNVIVGAGCILPLSQSPLPDRMMGTRHRAALGLSEETDSLVVVVSEENASISVAYKGTMYHSLTTLELREILGGQMPRLTNDHVTAGEMRA from the coding sequence GTGACGTGGATCGAACTGGCGGTGATCGCGGCGCTCATCCTGTTCCAGCCCGAGCTGCGCTCGATCTTCTACCGGATGCGTTATCCACGCACCGCGCGCTTCCTGCGCCGCGTTCCGCGAATCGAGATCGCCGAGGAAGTCGTCGATGCCGTGGATCGCCTGAGCCGGTCCTCGCACGGCGCCATCATCGTGCTGGAACAGGACACGCCGCTGACCGAGTATGCGGATACCGGGACGGAGTTGCAGGCCAATGCGTCGTCCGACCTGATCGTCACCATCTTTACGCCGTACACGCCGCTTCACGACGGCGCGGTGATAATTCGTGGTAACGTAATTGTCGGCGCCGGATGCATACTGCCACTCTCGCAGTCCCCACTGCCAGATCGGATGATGGGCACGCGTCACCGTGCAGCGCTCGGACTGAGCGAGGAGACCGATTCACTGGTCGTGGTCGTGAGCGAGGAGAACGCGTCAATATCGGTCGCCTACAAGGGAACGATGTACCACTCGCTCACCACGCTCGAGTTGCGCGAGATACTCGGCGGGCAGATGCCACGTCTCACCAACGATCACGTGACAGCGGGCGAAATGCGCGCGTGA